The segment GGGCAGACCCCGCTCTCGCTGGCGCAGGAGCTGAAGGCGGCGGGCCTGCCGATCGTGGGAACCACGCCCGACGCGATTGATATGGCCGAGGACCGCAAGCTGTTTGGCACGGTGCTTGAGTCCGCGGGCCTTCAGGCCCCCGAGTACGGCACGGCGATGTCGGACCAGCAGGCCGTGGACGTTGCCGAGAAGATTGGCTTCCCGGTGCTCGTGCGCCCCTCCTACGTGCTGGGCGGGCGCGGCATGCAGATCGTCTATTCCCGTGACGAGCTCGATGCCTACCTTGCCCGGCACGAGTCGGACAAGACGGATGCCTCGCGGACCTCCGCCCCGTTGCTCATCGACCGCTTCCTTGACGACGCCACGGAGATCGACGTCGACGCTCTCTACGACGGCGATGAGCTGTTCCTCGGCGGGATCATGCAACACATCGAGGAGGCCGGTATCCACTCGGGTGACTCGGCATGCGTGCTGCCTACCCTCACCCTGTCCCAGGCGATGATCGACCGGATCTTCGCCGCCACGGAGGCGATCGCCCGCGGCGTCGGCGTCGTAGGCTTGGTCAACATCCAGTTCGCCATCCAGTCCGGGGTTCTGTACGTCATCGAGGCCAACCCGCGCGCCTCGCGCACGGTTCCCTTCGTATCGAAGGCGACCGGGGTCTCGCTCGCGCCGGCGGCCACGCGGATCATGATGGGGGAGAAGATCGCCGCGCTGAAGGCCTCGGGCATGCTGCCGGCCACCGACGGGCGCGTGCTCGACCTCGTCAGCCCGGTCACGGTTAAGGAGGCCGTCCTTCCCTTCAAGCGGTTTGTGACGAGGCAGGGCACTGTGGTCGACACGGGGCTCGGCCCCGAGATGCGTTCCACAGGTGAGGTCATGGGTATCGCCGCGACCTTCCCGGCAGCGTTCGCGAAGGCCCAGAGCGCCGCGTACGGCGGGTTGCCTACGGAGGGATCGGTGTTCGTCTCCGTGTCGAACAACGACAAGGCGGCGATGATCTTCCCCGTCCTCCAGCTCAGTGACATGGGCTTCACGATCTACGCCACCAAGGGCACGTCGCAGGTGCTGGAGCGCTATGGCATCGCGACCAAACCGGTGGCCAAGCTGTCGGAGGCGGGGGAGACGAACGTCGTCGACCTCATCTCTTCGGGCGCGATCGACATGGTGGTCAATACTCCCAACACGCAGGGTGCGCGTGCAGACGGCTACTCCATCCGCGCTGCGACGACGGCGGCGAATCTGCCGATCATGACCACCATCTCGGAGTTCTCCGCTGCCGTGCAGGCAATCAAGGGCATGCGCGCCCAAAATCTGGGGATTCGCTCCCTACAGGAATACCAGGCGTCCAAATAGTGAAATGAGGGGGTAATCGGATATGTCGGACTTTTGTGGTGCGGACAGGTTTTTAGGACGCTGACCTGCGGAAACGCAAGGTCTGTGAAAAATCCGAAAAAACTGTCACAAATCGAGGGGAAATTTTCCCCCGCGAGCGGCTATATTGGCCGTATACCAGCACTTTAGGGAGGCATCATGGTTCTACCACACCTGACACCGGAAGAGCGGCAGGCTGCGCTCGAGAAGGCGGCTGTTGCGCGCAAGAAGCGCGCGGCGATCAAGGCCGATCTTAAGAGCGGCAACAAGAAGCTCTCTGAGGTCCTCGAGCTCGCCAAGGAAGATGCGGTGCTCGCCAAGCTCAAGGTCACCTCCCTTCTACAGTCGCTACCCGGCGTCGGTCCGGCCAAGTGTGAGGCGATCATGGAGGATGCGAAGATTTCGCCGTCGCGCCGCCTCGCGGGCCTGGGCAAGCACCAGGCCGAGCGCCTCATCGAGCTCTTCGGCTAACGCTGACCTGTTTCCCGCGCCGCAAGCGGCGCGGGAAATTGGGTCGCCGGGGTCCAATCTGGCACGATGGATGCATGCAGGCATTCGTTCTTACTGGCCCCACCGCCGTCGGAAAAGGTACCGTCATCGCCGAACTGCGCAAGCGGTTGCCGAGTTTGTGGTTCTCGATCTCGGCTACGACACGCTCTCCGCGTCCCGGGGAAGTCGGTGGCGTCAACTACTACTTCGTCACGCACGACGAGTTCGACCGGCTTGTCGCCGAGGGGCGGATGCTCGAGTGGGCGCTCGTTCATGGCCTGAACAAGTACGGTACCCCGCGCGGGCCGGTGGAGGAGGCGCTCGCCGAGGGGCGCACGGTTCTTCTCGAGGTTGACCTCGCCGGTGCGCGTCAGATCCGCCAATCCATGCCGGAGGCGTACCAGATCTTCCTCGCGCCGCCGTCGTGGGAGGATCTCGAAGCTCGACTCCGTGGCCGCGGAACCGAGGGCGAGGAAGAGCAGCTTCGCCGTTTGGAAACCGCGAAGGTTGAGCTGGCTGCCGAGGGCGAGTTTGACGAGGTCGTCGTCAATGAGACAGTGGCACAGGCCACCGAGGACATACTTAAGATTATGCGCGCCAAAGGCTAGAATGTAGGGTCGATGCCTTGTTTTAAGGCGCCATTTCGTGGAGAGGCAAACATGTTCGGAACCACCCCTCATCCTGAGGGCATCACGTCGCCGGCGATTGACGACCTGTTGGAGAAGGTCGATTCGAAGTACACGCTCGTTGTTTACGGCGCCGCGCGTGCCCGCCAGATCAACTCCTACCGCCAGGAGATGAAGTCCGGCGATCAGAACATCACCAACATCGGCCCGCTCGTTCCCGCGCTTCCTGAGGACAAGCCGCTCTCGGTTGCGCTACAGGAAATCGATCAGGATAAGCTCTCGCTGACCGTTGAAGAGTAAGACATCGGGAGCCTCCCAGCAGGGAGGCTCTTGTGTATCCACCCCGCGGGTGCTCGTCGGGGTCTGCGGCGGTATCGCCGCCTACAAGGTCGCCGGCGTTGTGCGCAGGCTACGTCAGGCGGGGGTCGACGTGGTCGTGGTGCCAACCCCCGCATCCCTCGACTTCGTGGGAGCGACAACGTGGGAGGCCCTTTCCGGCAACCCCGTACACGTTCGTATCCCGGAGGGCGCGGACCGAGTGGTTCACGTGGCGACCGGCCAGAGCGCCGACCTGGTGCTCATCGCGCCGGGAACTGCCAACACGATGGCCAAGCTCGCCGCTGGTATCGCGGATAATCTTCTTACCGCTTCCGCTCTCGTGGCCACGTGCCCGGTCATGATTGCCCCGGCGATGCACACAGAAATGTGGAATAACCCCGCAACCCAGGCGAACGTCGCGACGCTCGCCGCGCGCGGGGTTGAGTTTATCGGTCCGGCGATCGGGCGCCTGACGGGTGCGGATTCCGGTGTGGGGCGAATGGTGGAGCCGGAGGAGATCGCCGAGGCCGCCATTGCCCGCCTCGGCCTGCCCGTGCCGTCCTCGAGCGACGTCGCCCGGCAGGACGCGACCGGCCTGCCAGTCTCGGACCTGGCCGGCGCGTCGGTCGCCATCTCTGCCGGCGGCACACGCGAACCCATCGACCCGGTCCGATTTATCGGTAACCACTCTACGGGGCGGATGGGGATCGAGCTGGCGAACGAGGCCGCCCGCCGGGGCGCTCGCGTGACGCTCGTGGCCGCGAACATCGAGGCTGCCCTGCTCGCGCAGCTCGATCCGCGCGTGGTCATCGAGCCCGTCGACACCGCGCAGGAGCTCTCCGCAGCCATGGACTCCCACGCGGAGTGCGATGTCCTCATCATGGCGGCCGCCGTCTCCGACTTCCGTGTCGCCGAGCGTTCCACGTCCAAGATCAAGCACGGCGAGGAGCTCCACCTGCGCCTCGTCGCCAACCCCGATATTCTTGCGGGTCTTACCCGCAACCGCCGCCCGAACCAGATCATCGTAGGCTTTGCCGCGGAGACGGGTGACGACACCAACGATTACCTGGAGTTCGGCCGCCAAAAGGCGCGCAAGAAAGGCGCCGACCTCCTGGTTATCAACCGCGTCGGAGAGCGCACCGGCTTCGGTGACGTCGACACGGCTGTGACGATCGTTGACTCCGACGGGCGCACCGTCGGCGAGGCAGCTGGCACCAAGCGCGAGGTTGCCGTCGCCATCCTGTCCACCATCTCCACAAGGAAGAACCTGTGATGAAGCTATTTTCCTCTGAGTCCGTGACCGAAGGTCACCCGGATAAGGTCTGCGACCGCATTTCCGACACGATCCTTGATGCCCTACTAGCCGAGGATCCCACGGCGCGCTCCGCGGTCGAGACGATGGTGACCACCGGTCTGGTCGCCGTCGTCGGAGAAGTGACGACGAACGCATACGTCGACATCCCCGCCCTCGTGCGCGAGGCAATCCGCGACATCGGATACACCTCCTCTGAGATCGGCTTCGACGCCGATTCGTGCGGAGTACTCGTCTCGATTGACCAGCAGTCGGCCGACATCGCGGGCGGCGTGAACTCGTCATTGGAGGCGCGCACGGGCGCGGGCGCGGACACGCTCGACCAGCAGGGCGCGGGCGACCAGGGCATCATGTTCGGGTATGCGACCAACGAGACCGAGACCCTCATGCCGCTGCCGATCCATCTTTCCCACCGCCTTGCCGAGCGCCTGACGGAGGTACGCAAGCGCGGCATCGTTCCGGGTTTGCGCCCTGACGGCAAGACCCAGGTGACTGTCGACTACGACGGCGATCGTCCGGTCGGCGTCCGCACGGTCATCGTCTCCACCCAGCACGACGCGGATGTGAGCCAGGACTGGCTTGGGCGCGCGATCCGAGAGCACGTCGTCCTGCCGGTGCTCGACACCGAGACAGATGTGGATACCTCGGAGGTGGAGGTGCTCGTCAACCCGTCGGGTCGCTTCGTCATCGGCGGTCCCCAGGGGGATGCGGGCGTGACCGGCCGGAAGATCATCGTTGACACCTACGGCGGTATGGCCCGCCACGGCGGCGGCGCGTTCTCCGGCAAGGACCCGTCGAAGGTGGATCGCTCTGCCACCTACGCCGCGCGCTGGGTAGCAAAGAACGTGGTGGCTGCCCAGTTGGCGGATCGATGCGAGGTTCAGATCGCTTACGCGATCGGCCGCGCCCGGCCGGTCTCGGTCCGCATTGACACCTTTGGTACGAACCACGTGGACGAGGCCGCAATCGAGAAGGCCGTAGCGGCCGTGTTCGATCTGCGCCCGGCCGCGATCATTCGCGACCTTGACCTGTTGCGCCCGATCTACGCGGCGACGTCGGCTTACGGGCACTTCGGCCGAAACAACCCCGACTTCACGTGGGAGCGTACCGACCGCGTGGAGGAGCTACGCGCGGCGATCTAAAATGTCGGACGCTCATGATTCAATGAACTCATGACGAACGACGGGCTATTTGGCCTCCCAGAATTTGGACATCAGGAAGAGCTGCTCTCCCTGAGCCCCGTCGCGCGCCGCGTGGACGGAGTGGAACGCCCGGTCGCGCGCGTCTTGCTCGACATGCCCCAGCCGCACATGGACCACCTCTTCGACTACCAGATTCCCGCGACAATGGATGCGGTGGAGGAAGGTGCCCGCGTAGTGGTTAACGTGGGCCAGCGTAAGGTGGGCGGCTTCGTCGTGGAGCGTACCGATGTCACTGCCCTGGCCTCGCTGCGCCCGCTCGCCCGGGTGGTCTCCCCGATGCGGGTCTTGACACCGGAGGTACTTCAGCTGGCGCGAGCCGTCGCCGCCCGGCAAGCCGCGCCGGTGGCCCACTGCCTGCGCCTCGCCGTCCCCCAGCGTCACGCGCGCGCTGAGCGCGAGTTTTTCGAGGATCCGCCGTCCTTCGGGAAGTCTAGGGTGGTCGATGATTCGCCGTGGTCGGCCTACATCGGCGGGCCGGAGTTCGCTACGAAGGTGCGCGCCGGCGCCCACCCGAGTGCCGCGGTGCAGATGCGTGCCCGGGACCGCGTCCACCACCTGTTGCCGAGCCTGGTGAGCGCGGTGCGGGAGGCGGGAGAGTCGGTGCTTGTCGTGGTGCCCACGCCGGTCATGGCACGCCAGCTCGCGGAGGATCTGGAGCGCCTGGTAGGGGAGAAGCCGGTGCTCATGATCTCGCAAGACGAGCACGCCACCCGCTACCGCACGTTTCTCAGCGTGCTCACGGGACGAGCCCGCATCGTGGTCGGAACGCGCGCGGCGGCGTGGGCGCCGGCCGAAAAGCTCGGCATGGTCGTGCTCGTCGATGATCACCACTCGACGCTAAGGGAACGCCGTAGCCCATACGTCCACGCACGCGAGGTGCTCGCCTTGCGCGCGAAGCTCAGCGGCTGTTCCTTCGTCGCCTTCAACTTCGGTCCGTCCCCCGAGCTTGCGGCGATGGTGGCGCGGGGAAGGGCGCGCTGGATCACGCCTGCGCCCAGTGCGCACCGCGACGGGGTGGCGCAGATTATGGCCGCGCAGGACTTCCGGATTGAGGGGATCGATCTGGCCCGGATGCCCTCCTCCGTCTTCGCGGTCACCCGCGAGGGGCTCACCCGCGGGCCGGTGCTCTTCCTCGTCCCGGAGGCCGGATACGTGCCCGTCACGGCGTGTAACCGGTGCCGGCAGCTGGCCACCTGCCCGCTGTGCGGGGGGTGGCTGGCGATCAGCCACCCGGGTGCGCCTTTGCAGTGCACGCGGTGTTCGCACGTGGTGCGTGCTTTTCGTTGCGCAGAATGCGGTGGCACGCAGGTGCGCGCAGTACGGATCGGATCGCAGCGTACGGCCCAAGAGGTGGGCCGGGCGTTTCGGGGCACACCGATCCACGTG is part of the Trueperella abortisuis genome and harbors:
- the mihF gene encoding integration host factor, actinobacterial type, with product MVLPHLTPEERQAALEKAAVARKKRAAIKADLKSGNKKLSEVLELAKEDAVLAKLKVTSLLQSLPGVGPAKCEAIMEDAKISPSRRLAGLGKHQAERLIELFG
- the gmk gene encoding guanylate kinase, whose product is MQAFVLTGPTAVGKGTVIAELRKRLPSLWFSISATTRSPRPGEVGGVNYYFVTHDEFDRLVAEGRMLEWALVHGLNKYGTPRGPVEEALAEGRTVLLEVDLAGARQIRQSMPEAYQIFLAPPSWEDLEARLRGRGTEGEEEQLRRLETAKVELAAEGEFDEVVVNETVAQATEDILKIMRAKG
- the rpoZ gene encoding DNA-directed RNA polymerase subunit omega, translated to MFGTTPHPEGITSPAIDDLLEKVDSKYTLVVYGAARARQINSYRQEMKSGDQNITNIGPLVPALPEDKPLSVALQEIDQDKLSLTVEE
- the coaBC gene encoding bifunctional phosphopantothenoylcysteine decarboxylase/phosphopantothenate--cysteine ligase CoaBC, with amino-acid sequence MKSKTSGASQQGGSCVSTPRVLVGVCGGIAAYKVAGVVRRLRQAGVDVVVVPTPASLDFVGATTWEALSGNPVHVRIPEGADRVVHVATGQSADLVLIAPGTANTMAKLAAGIADNLLTASALVATCPVMIAPAMHTEMWNNPATQANVATLAARGVEFIGPAIGRLTGADSGVGRMVEPEEIAEAAIARLGLPVPSSSDVARQDATGLPVSDLAGASVAISAGGTREPIDPVRFIGNHSTGRMGIELANEAARRGARVTLVAANIEAALLAQLDPRVVIEPVDTAQELSAAMDSHAECDVLIMAAAVSDFRVAERSTSKIKHGEELHLRLVANPDILAGLTRNRRPNQIIVGFAAETGDDTNDYLEFGRQKARKKGADLLVINRVGERTGFGDVDTAVTIVDSDGRTVGEAAGTKREVAVAILSTISTRKNL
- the metK gene encoding methionine adenosyltransferase, producing the protein MKLFSSESVTEGHPDKVCDRISDTILDALLAEDPTARSAVETMVTTGLVAVVGEVTTNAYVDIPALVREAIRDIGYTSSEIGFDADSCGVLVSIDQQSADIAGGVNSSLEARTGAGADTLDQQGAGDQGIMFGYATNETETLMPLPIHLSHRLAERLTEVRKRGIVPGLRPDGKTQVTVDYDGDRPVGVRTVIVSTQHDADVSQDWLGRAIREHVVLPVLDTETDVDTSEVEVLVNPSGRFVIGGPQGDAGVTGRKIIVDTYGGMARHGGGAFSGKDPSKVDRSATYAARWVAKNVVAAQLADRCEVQIAYAIGRARPVSVRIDTFGTNHVDEAAIEKAVAAVFDLRPAAIIRDLDLLRPIYAATSAYGHFGRNNPDFTWERTDRVEELRAAI
- a CDS encoding primosomal protein N' family DNA-binding protein; translation: MTNDGLFGLPEFGHQEELLSLSPVARRVDGVERPVARVLLDMPQPHMDHLFDYQIPATMDAVEEGARVVVNVGQRKVGGFVVERTDVTALASLRPLARVVSPMRVLTPEVLQLARAVAARQAAPVAHCLRLAVPQRHARAEREFFEDPPSFGKSRVVDDSPWSAYIGGPEFATKVRAGAHPSAAVQMRARDRVHHLLPSLVSAVREAGESVLVVVPTPVMARQLAEDLERLVGEKPVLMISQDEHATRYRTFLSVLTGRARIVVGTRAAAWAPAEKLGMVVLVDDHHSTLRERRSPYVHAREVLALRAKLSGCSFVAFNFGPSPELAAMVARGRARWITPAPSAHRDGVAQIMAAQDFRIEGIDLARMPSSVFAVTREGLTRGPVLFLVPEAGYVPVTACNRCRQLATCPLCGGWLAISHPGAPLQCTRCSHVVRAFRCAECGGTQVRAVRIGSQRTAQEVGRAFRGTPIHVAGVGQSAGLDGSARIVVSTPGVIPDVEGGYTAAVVLDAGYLLRSNRLDAEVHFLRTIAHATALVRPRSAGGKLLVVGDVPTPLVGALHTWDMAGWAEGVLGERQPIALPPTACWVEVRADREGLRQYLGLLSAAAQAGLARQTGKDTPVGQAAPELPVDALLSGGAHDVVPGMAILGPQLAGDELLVYLRFPESERAERMATVYAALREASARRVSGVRVRVDPEL